In Lentisphaerota bacterium, the DNA window CTTCTGCGGGAATCCGGCATTTTCACCGGCATTACAACTTCACCGAGATCCTCGTTGAGACAGCGCCCATATCGTTACACGATTCGTGCAGGTCGGAACTTACCCGACAAGGAATTTCGCTACCTTAGGACCGTTATAGTTACGGCCGACATTCACGGGGGCTTTGGTTCGGAGCTTCGCCTTGCGGCTAACCCCTTGCCTTGACCTTTCCGCATTGGTCACGTGTCACACTCTATACGTCCCCTTGCAGGTTGGCAGAGTGCTGTGTTTTTGTTAAACAGTCGCATGGGCCCGTTTACTGTGCCCCCTTGCGGGGGACCCCTTCTCCCTAAGTTACGGGGCTAGTGTGCCGAGTTCCTTAACGAGGGTTCTCTCGCGCGCCTGGGTATGTTAGTACCCTCCCACCTGTGTCGGTTTTGGTACGGGCGGTAGCTCAACCTTAGGGGTTTTTCTTGTCGGCTTGACGTCATGAACTTGGCTGGATTGCTCCAACCTACCTAACGCATCTGGCTTGTGCCAGGCGGATTTTCCTGCCTGGCGCCCTGTGCGCTTCGAAGGGCATCCATCAGCCCTAATCATTAGCCTTCCGCCATCCCCATCGGATAACTCGAGCTACCGGTCACGGAATGTTAACCGTGTGTCCGTCGTCTACGCCTTTCGGCCTCGACTTAGGTCCCGACTGACCCCGGGCGGACGAACCTACCCCGGGAAACCTTGGGATTCCGGCGGATGGGATTTCCACCCATCTTTTCGTTACTCATGTCCGCATAATCACTGCCGCGCAGTCCACGGTCGCTTCCGCTTCCGCTTCAACCCGTCGCGGCACGCTCCTCTACCGACGCCTTTCGGCGTCCCGCGTCTTCGGCAGGTGGCTTGACTCCCGATCATTTTCGGCGCAAGATCTCTCGACCAGTCAGCTGTTACGCACTGTTTAAATGATGGCTGCCTCTAAGCCAACATCCTGGCTGTCTACGAAACCTCACATCCTTAGTGACTGAGCCACCTTTAGGGGCCTTAGACGGCGATCTGGGCTGTTTCCCTTTCGGCCATGAAGCTTAGCCCCCACGGCCTCACTCCCCCGTTGACATACGCGCGGTATTCGGAGTTTGACAGGCTTCGGTACCCCGGTAGGGGCCCTAGACCAATCAGTGCTCTACCCCCGCGCGACGCATTACGGGAGGCTGTACCTCAATACATTTCGAGGAGAACCAGCTATCACCCAGTTTGATAAGCCTTTCACTCCAACCCCAAAGTCATCGAAGACCTTTTCAACGGTCACTCGTTCGGCCCTCCATCCCCTGTTACGGGGACTTCAGCCTGCTCTGGGGTAGCTCACATGGGCTTCGGGTCCACCCCGTGCGACTGGTCGCGCGTTTCGCGCTCGCTTTCGCTGCGGCTGTTCCCTCTCGGGATCGGCCTTGCCGCACAGGGTGACTCGCGGACTCATTATGCAAAAGGCAAACGGTTACGCCTTGCGGCGCTCCCATAGCTTGTGGGCGCACGATTTCAGGTCTGTTTCACTCCCCTCACGGGGTTCTTTTCACCTTTCCCTCACGGTACTCGTTCACTATCGGTCACCAGCGAGTATTTAGCCTTGGAGGGTGGGCCCCCCAGATTCAGGCAGGGTTTCACGTGCCCCGCCTTACTCGGGATACCGTCTGACGCAGCCGGGGCTTCGGGTACGGGGCTATCACCCCCTGTGGCCGGCCTTTCCAGGCCGTTCCCCTGCCGCTGCTTGCGTCGTTGTGACGGTCCCACAACCCCAGGGAGCAAGCTCCCTGGTTTGGGCTGATCCGCGTTCGCTCGCCACTACTTGCGGAATCTCGTTTGATTTCTTTTCCTCCGGGTACTGAGATGTTTCACTTCCCCGGGTATCGCTCCACCGCGCCTATTGTATTCAGCGCGGGGTCACACCCTATGAAAGGTGCGGGGTTGCCCCATTCGGAAACCCACGGATCAAAGCGTGTTTGCCGCTCCCCGTGGCTTATCGCAGCTTACCGCGTCCTTCATCGCCTGCTGGTGCCAAGGCATCCGTCGTGCGCCCGTATACGCTTGCCCTGAGATTGACTCTCTCGGTATACGTTGCAATCTTATTCCCAAACTGTCCAAATTGTCAAAGATCGTACCGTGCGTCGCCGCACGGAAAATGCGTCAGGCTCTTTCTCCCATCGGCCCGCCCACTGGATTGGTGGGCGTGCCTGGAGTCGAACCAGGGACCTCGTCCTTATCAGGGACGCGCTCTAACCAACTGAGCTACACGCCCGTCGCGTGGTGGAGGCGGCCGGGTTCGAACCGGCGGCATCCAGCTTGCAAAGCTGGCGCTCTACCAACTGAGCTACGCCCCCGGTCTGGGGCACGCGCCGTTGCGTCCGACGCGCCCGAATGTTCATGATTTGCCTAAGCAGAGCCTGTTCGGTCCAAAAGGGATGCGACCCCGAAACACCTGTTCCGTTATCGGAAAACACGGATTTCACCGTAGCCCCTCGCGTTGCCGCGCGGGCTGCTCCTTAGAAAGGAGGTGATCCAACCGCTGGTTCCCCAACGGTTACCTTGTTACGACTTCATCCCAATCACCACCCACACCTTAGACGGATCCGTCCCTTGCGGGTTCAGATTCCAGCTTCGGGTGCAGACGGCTTTCATGATGTGACGGGCGGTGTGTACAAGGCCCGGGAACGTATTCACGGCGCCGTAGCTGATGCGCCGTTACTAGCGAATCCAACTTCATGCGGTCGGGTTGCAGACCGCAATCCGAACTGGGGCCGGTTCTGGGGGTTTGCTCCACCTCGCGGTATTGCGTCCCTTTGTGCCGGCCATTGTAGCACGTGTGCAGCCCCGGATGTAAGGGCCATACTGACTTGACGTCATCCCCACCTTCCTCCCGTGTGAACGGGCAGTCTGTCCTGAGTTCCCGCCATTACGCGCTGGCAACAGGACACAGGGGTTGCGTTCGTTACTGGACTTAACCAAACACCTCACGGCACGAACTGACGACAGCCATGCAGCACCTGTGCAGCACCCTCGAAGGAAGCCTACTTTCATAGGCCGTGCAGCTGCATGTCAAACCCGGGTAAGGTTCTTCGCGTTGCATCGAATTAAGCCACATGCTCCTCCGCTTGTGCGGGCCCCCGTCAATTTCTTTGAGTTTTAGCCTTGCGGCCGTACTCCCCAGGCGGCACACTTAACGCGTTCGCTGCGGCACGGCGGGGGTGAAATCCCGCCACGCCAAGTGTGCACCGTTTAAGGCTGGGACTACCAGGGTATCTAATCCTGTTTGCTCCCCCAGCTTTCGCGCCTCAGCGTCAGAATCGTTCCAGAGAGCCGCCTTCGCCACCGGTGTTCTGCAGGATATCAACGCATTTCACCGCTACACCCTGCATTCCGCTCTCCCCTCCCGACCTCGAGCGACGCAGTTCCGGGCGCACTTCGTGGGTTGAGCCCACGGATTTCACACCCGGCATACGCCGCCGCCTACGCGCCCTTTACGCCCAGTAAATCCGAACAACGCTCGCCACCTCTGTATTACCGCGGCTGCTGGCACAGAGTTAGCCGTGGCTTCCTCTTGGGGTACAATCCGATACCGTTGATGTTACCGCAGGCATCTTTTTCCCCCATGACAGGAGTTTACGACCCGAGGGCCTTCATCCTCCACGCAGCGTCGCATCGTCAGGCTTGCGCCCATTGCGAATGATCCTCGACTGCAGCCTCCCGTAGGAGTCTGGGCAGTGTCTCAGTCCCAGTGCGGCTGGTCGTCCTCTCAGACCAGCTAGACGTAAGCCTTGGTGAGCCGTTACCCCACCAACTAGCTGATGTCACGTGAGCCCATCCCTCTGCCACGGGCCTTGCGGTCCCCGCGTTTGACAACCGGGGGATGCCCCCCAGCGCCTCATCCGGCTTTAGCCCTCGTTTCCAAGGGTTATTCCAGGCAAAGGGGCAGGTTGCTCGCGCATTACTCGCCCTTCCGCCACTCTCACGCCCTCGTATTGCTACTCAAGCGATCCCGTTCGACTTGCATGCCTAATCCACGCTGCCAGCGTTCGTTCTGAGCCAGAATCAAACTCTCAATGTAAATCTCGCACTGCGGCACTGGCATGCCGGAGTGTTTTTTGCTTTTTCATCTCCGGGTCTCCCCGGCACAAGCATTCCAAAGTCGCATCCCTTCTGAATCGAAGGGTTCTTGTTAGGCTGAACATTCGGTTATCAAAGATCGTGTGCCGTGGGGCGAGGCATCGCCCGTTCAGCCCCTCTCGCGCACATAAACAACCGCCTCGCGGCGCCCGCCCTTGTGCAGCGAAAGGACCGACAATTTACACCATGGGCCGTTTGGTGTCAACACCGTTCTGAAAATATTTTTTTGGATGGCCGAGAACCTCTCGAAAGAGGCCCGTTTTATTGGGGATTTTTGCTGTTTTTGGATTTGGGCGCCTTCGCGGCGAGCGGGCCCCTATTCCGTGTACTCGCTTCTGAAATCAGGGGATTGCCCCCAGCCGTGCGAATAGACGCCGGTTTAATGTCAGAAACCCCGTATTTTCAGGGCTTTTGAGTGGCGGAGGGGGAGGGATTCGAACCCCCGGTACCTTGCGGCACGCATGATTTCGAGTCATGTGCATTCAACCAGGCTCTGCCACCCCTCCTCAGAAAGCGCCGTTAAAATAGCGTATAGCCCCTGTGGCGTCAAGGCAAAGGTGGACCGCGCGAAAAGCCCTTTCATCCCGGGCGCTGATTAGCTATCATGATTGAAAGTTTTACGTTACGCAGGCAGAAGAGGTTGAATCTCATGTCTTTTACCTATCCCATCGGGCGGATATTGGCCGGCGATCCCCAGCGGGTGCAGGCGGCCGTTGAGCGATTCCATGCCCAGGCGATTGATCACGTTGCCTTGTGCGCCGGTGACACCGGGTACTCGCCGCGGCGGACGACCCTCGGCCGGCGCGAGTCGGTCTCCGGACCCGGCACGTTTACGCGGCGGGCGATGCGAACGCTGACTTTCGCCCCGGGGCGGCATCCGGGCTGGTGGATCCGGCGTACCGATCTGGATGAGCAACTGAACGTTGGCGTCTCGCCCTGCAACATCTGGACGAGCCAGCGGAACATCGTCTTGCGCAGCGGCTCACCGCACAACTACCTGCGCATGGTCGAGCACATCGTCGCGCTGCGACTGGGGCTGGGGGTCGATGACGTGGTCGTCGAGACCGGATCGGGCGATCCGCCGCTGTTTGACCGCAGCAGCCTGGACCTGGTGGAGGCGGTCGAACGGGCGGGGATCGTCGAATTGGACGAGCCGGCCCGCTACGTGACGGTGAAGGAGCCGGTCACCATCGGTGGCGACCGGGGGGATTTCATCACGATCCTGCCCGCCGAGAAAGGGGTTCGCCGGCTGCGCCTGGACTGCGCGATCGATTTTGCCTCGGTGATCGGCAAGCAGCGCCTGGTCTATGACCTGACCCCCGCAACCTTCCGCACCGGCGCGTTCGCGCGCACCAATGCGTCCCAATCGCAGCGGGTCCTCGCCTACACCGTCGGCCTGCTGTTCGCCGACACGCGGAATCTGGGCTACACGAACCGGAACATCCTGATCCACGGCCGGAAACGGTATTGGAACGAGCCGCACCTGCTCCAGCCCGACGGCCGTTCGCTCGAGCCCGTGTGGCACCGAGCCACACTCGACCTGCTCGCGGCACTGGCGCTCATCGACTCCGGCCGGCTGGCCGGGACCGTCGTCTCCTACCGCGCCGGTCATACGCTGGATTGCCGTCTGATGACGCTCCTCTACCTGCATGATCTGCTGACGACCTGCTAGTCGGCATAGGCTCGGATACCGGCACTGATCGCGTCGGCGAGACGCTGACGATGGCTGTTGGTTCCGAGCCAGCGCGCCTCGCCGGCGTTGGAGAGAAAGCCCACTTCGACCAGAATCGCCGGGCAGGGCGCGTTGCGCAGCACGTGATAGCGGGCCCGTTTGATGCCACGGTCGGGACGTCCGAGTTTGGCCAGTTGACTGTGCACCGAAAAGGCCAGAGCGAAGTTGGCGTCGGCAAACGCGTTCCCGGGTACCACCGCTTCTGCGGTGCCGCCACTGGTGGAGGGGAAACCTGCCGCGGGAACGAGGTAGGTCTCAACGCCGGTGGCATTCCGATTGGGCGCGGCATTCGCGTGGATGCTCACCAGGCAGTCGGCCTTGGCGTTTGCGGCGCGTGTGACCCGGAGATCCAGCGGCAGGCCCGAATCATCATCGCGCGTGAACATCACATGCACCGGCGCGCGCGCAAGGCCAGCGGCGACGCGGCGCGCCAGATCCAGCGTCAGTTCTTTCTCCTCCTGACTTGCCCCCGCGCTCACGGCACCCCGATCCTCGCCGCCGTGGCCGGGGTCGAGCATGACCGTCAGATACCGCCGTCGGGGGGTTTGCGGCAGCCGCTTGTCCACCGGCGTGTGCAGGGCTTCAAGATCCCGGACGTCTGCTGGCGAGAGGTAGAGGTTGGCCGACCCCGCTGGATGGGCGACCGGGGCTGCATTGAGCCAGACCAGCGCGCCATCGATCTCCATGCAGCGACTGCCGGAAACCAGCCGGATCGTGTGGCTCGGGGTCTTCAGCGTCGCGCCCTCCACCGACACCCGCCAACCAGCGGCAGGCGACTGAACCCGCCGGGCCACATCGGCCAGCGGCACCCAGCCGGTTAGTCCGGCGGGCGGAGGCGTGCCCGGCGACTGCGGCGGGAGCGAGGCGCACGCCGTCACGAACAGACAGCAGGCCGCGCCCATGCCAACCGAACTGAGAACCGAACAGAGAGTGTGGATAAAACTCATGAAACACGCAGTGTGCGGG includes these proteins:
- a CDS encoding UDP-3-O-acyl-N-acetylglucosamine deacetylase, translated to MIESFTLRRQKRLNLMSFTYPIGRILAGDPQRVQAAVERFHAQAIDHVALCAGDTGYSPRRTTLGRRESVSGPGTFTRRAMRTLTFAPGRHPGWWIRRTDLDEQLNVGVSPCNIWTSQRNIVLRSGSPHNYLRMVEHIVALRLGLGVDDVVVETGSGDPPLFDRSSLDLVEAVERAGIVELDEPARYVTVKEPVTIGGDRGDFITILPAEKGVRRLRLDCAIDFASVIGKQRLVYDLTPATFRTGAFARTNASQSQRVLAYTVGLLFADTRNLGYTNRNILIHGRKRYWNEPHLLQPDGRSLEPVWHRATLDLLAALALIDSGRLAGTVVSYRAGHTLDCRLMTLLYLHDLLTTC
- a CDS encoding N-acetylmuramoyl-L-alanine amidase, with the translated sequence MSFIHTLCSVLSSVGMGAACCLFVTACASLPPQSPGTPPPAGLTGWVPLADVARRVQSPAAGWRVSVEGATLKTPSHTIRLVSGSRCMEIDGALVWLNAAPVAHPAGSANLYLSPADVRDLEALHTPVDKRLPQTPRRRYLTVMLDPGHGGEDRGAVSAGASQEEKELTLDLARRVAAGLARAPVHVMFTRDDDSGLPLDLRVTRAANAKADCLVSIHANAAPNRNATGVETYLVPAAGFPSTSGGTAEAVVPGNAFADANFALAFSVHSQLAKLGRPDRGIKRARYHVLRNAPCPAILVEVGFLSNAGEARWLGTNSHRQRLADAISAGIRAYAD